A DNA window from Helianthus annuus cultivar XRQ/B chromosome 15, HanXRQr2.0-SUNRISE, whole genome shotgun sequence contains the following coding sequences:
- the LOC118487609 gene encoding probable ADP-ribosylation factor GTPase-activating protein AGD11 — translation MSTRNETTEASLFDLLKLDDDEENGSDELDEETPAVGAKLRLADFLSESGNELCADCGSPNPKWVSVNLGSFVCIKCSGVHRSLGVHISKILSVNLDEWTEEDVDNVIKIGGNIEVNMKYEHSIPNSCRKPQPNSSIDERTDFIRRKYEMQQFLNTEEQLSCPFNPAAFHCSSTGLNSMVDKKYLNSMRIHNIGQAFINSRKRKDVELKPSKKSSSTAGMVEFVGLIKVKVVRGINLVIRDVRSSDPYVMLSLGNQSVKTRVIKSNLNPVWNEKLMLSIPEDVPPLKVNVFDKDKFTEDDPMGEAEIDIKLLVSAARAFENGNANELSKQLEKMTDGKDKYSLGMIKVAEGKTKQDITLQLQNVESGEIQIEIECVPLTQ, via the exons ATGTCTACGAGGAATGAAACGACGG AAGCTTCTCTCTTTGACCTCTTAAAGttagatgatgatgaagaaaacgGCAGCGATGAGTTAGATGAAGAGACACCGGCCGTCG GTGCAAAACTGAGGCTGGCAGATTTTTTATCTGAATCTGGTAATGAGTTATGTGCAGATTGTGGATCTCCAAATCCAAAATGGGT ATCGGTAAATCTGGGATCATTTGTATGCATCAAGTGTTCCGGAGTGCATAGAAGCCTTGGAGTGCATATATCAAAG ATATTATCAGTGAATCTGGATGAGTGGACTGAGGAAGATGTTGATAATGTGATAAAAATTGGAGGAAATATTGAAGTAAATATGAAATATGAACACAGCATTCCAAACAGCTGTAGAAAACCACAACCAAATTCTTCCATAGACGAGCGTACCGATTTTATCAG GAGAAAATATGAAATGCAACAATTTTTAAACACAGAGGAACAATTATCTTGTCCCTTCAATCCAGCAGCCTTCCACTGCAGTTCAACAGGCTTAAATTCTATGGTGGATAAGAAATATTTAAATAGTATGCGTATACATAATATTGGTCAAGCATTTATCAACAGCCGAAAAAGAAAAGATGTTGAACTAAAGCCTTCAAAGAAAAGTAGCTCAACG GCAGGTATGGTGGAATTTGTTGGGTTGATAAAAGTCAAAGTGGTCAGAGGTATTAACCTTGTTATTAGAGATGTGAGGAGTAGTGATCCTTATGTTATGCTCTCACTGGGAAACCAA TCGGTGAAGACTCGAGTTATAAAGAGCAACCTCAATCCTGTCTGGAATGAGAAGTTAATGTTATCGATTCCTGAAGATGTCCCGCCTTTAAAAGTG AACGTTTTCGACAAGGATAAGTTCACAGAGGATGATCCTATGGGTGAGGCTGAGATTGATATCAAACTCTTGGTTTCCGCTGCTAGAGCTTTTGAGAATGGTAATGCCAACGAGTTATCAAAACAACTTGAAAAGATGACAGACGGAAAAGACAAATATAGCCTCGGTATGATCAAAGTTGCGGAAGGGAAGACAAAGCAAGACATTACTCTACAACTGCAAAATGTTGAAAGCGGTGAAATACAAATAGAGATTGAATGTGTGCCTCTAACCCAGTAG